TCATCGCGGCCAGCGGGCTGCGGCTGAGCAGCGCGTCGGCGTCGGGGTTCTGGGCGAGGTGGAGGGCGGTCGCCATCGCGGTCTCTCCTTCAGGTCTGACGGTTCACGCATGTCACGGTTCACGCCCATTGTCCGGGGCGGACCCCGGTCCCGCCCGGGAAGGCGCGAGGTCCGGATTTCGCCGAACGAGGGCGACAGCGGCCCGAGTCGGGCGCAGACTTGCGGCCATGGGGGGACGCGACCGGAGCCGGCGCCGATGAGGGCGGCCCACTCCGTGGCCGCCGCAGGCCGGAGGTTCGATCCGGCCCTGCCCGCCCTGCTCGTCGCGGGACAGGTCGCCCTGGGGCTGCACGGTGGGCCGGCGGTGTCGGCGGTCGCGGTCTCCTGCGGCGCACTCGCCCTGCGCCGGTACGCCCCGCTCGCCGTCCTGGCCGTCGTCCTGGCCGCCGCCCCGCTCGGCGCGGGTGCGGTCGCCCCCTGGGCTGCGGCCGCGATCGCGCTGGGTGCGGTCGCCCTGCACCGCACGGCCGGGTACGCCGCCGTCGGATGCGCGGCCGTCGCACTGGCCGGAGCGGCTGCGGCAGGTATCCAGGGGCGCCCGCCGCGGGAGGTCCTCGGAGCGGCGCTGGTGGCGCTGGGTGCCGCCGCGGTCCTCTGGGCCCTGGGCCGATCCCGGCGCCGCCGCAGGGCGTTCCGGGACGCCCTGGCCGCCTTCCGGGTCGGCTGCACGGCCGCGCCCCGGTTCGCCGTCGCCCGCGAACGCGAGCGGATGGCGGCGGAGCTGCACGATGCCGCCGCCCGGCGGCTGACCGGAATCGTGGTCTCGGCCGCCGCCGCCCTGCGGCTGCGGGAGCCCGCGCGGGCGGCCGAGGCGCTGGCTCACGCCGCCGTCACCGGCAGACAGGCGGCGGCCGAACTCGACCGGCTCGCCGGGCCGGAACCCGACGGGCCCCGGGCGACGCTCGCGGACATCGACGCCCTCGCGGCCGGGTCCGGCGCCGACTACCGGCGCACGGTGGAGGCCGTGCCGCCGGAGGCCGCCGAGGTGGCCCACCGCGTCGTCGGCGAGGCACTGACCAACGCCGCCCGGCACGCCCGGGGTGCGGCGGTACGGGTCAGGCTCGGCGGCGGCAGCCGATTGACCGTCACCGTCGAGGACGACGGCGGCAGCGCTGCGACCGCCGGGCTCGAAGCCGGGCTCGGCAGCGGCTTCAGCAGCGGTCTCGGCAGCGGCATCGGGCTGGCCGGGCTGCGCGGCACCGTCGCCGCCGTCGGCGGGACGCTGTCGGCGGGCCCGGCCGGGACCGGCTGGCGGGTGAGGGCCGAACTGCCGCTGGCCGCACCGGCCGTGAGTCGCCGGTGGCCGCACTGGCGCGGTCCGGGCGCCCTGGACTGGGCGCTGGTCGCACTGGCGATCGCGCTGTCCCTCGGCGCGGACCTGCTCTCCACCGGCCTGCCCGACTCCCTTGCCGGTCCGCTGCCGCTGGTGTCCGTGGTCCTGCTGTCGGCGCTGCACGCCGTGCCGCTGGGCTGGCGGACGCGGGCGCCCGCCCGCAGCCTGGCGGCGGTGCTGACCGCCCTGCTGCTGTGGCTGGCCTGCGATTCGGCGGTCCCGGCCGTGCCGCCGGTCAGCGATGTGTTCCTGGTGTACTGGTGGGTCGAACTGACGCTGCTCCACGCCGTCGGTGCGTACCCGCCCCGCCGGGGCGGCCGGCTCGCGCCGCTCGCGGTCGCGGTCGTCGGCGGACTGGTGCTCGCCGAGGGGCCGATGATCAATGGCAGCCGGATGGGCGCCTGGGCGGTGCTGGCCGCGGCGCTGGCGGTGCCCGCGTACACGTCCTGGTCGTTCGGTCGGCGCGCGGCGCGGGGACGGGAGCGCCGCCGGACCGCCCTCACGCGGGCCAGGGCGGAGCTCGACCGGGACACCGGCGCAGCCGTGCGCGAGGAGCGACGGCGGATCGCGGACGGTCTGCGCGGCACCACCGGCGGGCACCTGCGGGCGATGGTCGACGCGGCCGACGCCGGTCGGCTGGAGACCGTGCTGGCCCAGGCCCGTGCGGCCCTCGCCGCGCTTCGCGAACAGCTCGGCGAACTGCACCGGCCAGAGGATCCGCACCGGCCGGAGGATCCGCACAGCCCGGATGCTCCGCACGACCCGGAGGACCCGCACGACCCGCCCCCGACCATCGGCGGCGCCCTGACCCTCGCCACCCGGTACGACGCCACCTTCAGCTATGCGGCCCCCACATGCCGCCCGCTGCCGCCCGCGCTGGAGGTCACCGCCTACCGGGCCGCCGCGATGCTGCTCGCCGACGGTGCGACGCTCACCGTGCTGCACCACGACGGGGGAGTCGAGCTGTCCGGTCCGCGGCCCGCCGACCCGGCGGTACGACGGCGGTTGCTCGCCATGGCCGACGCCGTCGGCGGTACGCTCGCCACGGCCGACGACGGCGCGGCGCTGGTGTGGCTGCCGGAGGTGTGCCCCTCGTGATCACAGTGGTGGTCGCCGACGACCAGACCGTCGTCCGCGCCGGAATAGCGGCGATCCTCGAAGCCGAGCCCGACCTGTCCGTCGTGGGGCAGGCCGCGGACGGCGATGCCGCCGTCGCGCTCGCGCTGGCGCTGCGCCCGGACGTGGTGCTGATGGACGTCCGGATGCCCGGGACCGACGGACTGGCGGCCGCCGCCCGGATCACGGCCGCCCTGCCCTCGCTCCGCGTGGTCGTGCTCACCACCTTCGACCTCGACGAATACGTGTTCGCCGCGCTGCGCGCCGGAGCCGTCGGCTTCCTGCTGAAGGACTCCGCGCCGGAGCGGGTGATCGACGCGGTCCGGGTGGTCGCGGGCGGCGACGCCCTGCTGGACCCGGTGGTCACCCGACGGCTGATCGGCCGCTTCGCGCAGGGACCCGGCCTGCAACCAGCCACCGGCCTCGACCGGTTGACGCCGCGTGAGACCCAGGTGCTGCGGCTGGTCGCCCGCGGCCTCAGCAATGCGGAGATCGCCTCGGTCCTGGGCATCGGCCCGGCCACGGTGAAGGACCATGTCGCCGCGGTGCTCGCCAAACTCGGGGTGCGCGACCGGATCCAGGCGACCATCACCGCCTACGAGACCGGTCTCGTCCGCCCCGGCGTGGCCTGAACTCCCGGGCCGGGCTTCGCGGACCGGCCCGGTGGACCGGGCCCGGCCGCTGGGGGGAGGCCCGGCCCCGCCGCGCGGCGGGGCCGGGGTCACCACCGACCGTCCTCCGGTCCGACGGAACCCGGCCGACGCGCTCATAGCGTCGAAACCATGACTTCCACCCTGCTCCGCCGCGTCCTCGGCATCGTCCTGCTGGCCGGCACCCTGGTGCTGGCCCCGCTCTCCGGCGCGGCCGGATTCGTCGCCCTGGCGACCGTCAGCGCGAACGTCCCGCTGCTCGCGGTCGCCGGCCTCGTCGCCGCGGCCGGGGTCGGCTACCTGCTGGCCCGGGGCGCGTTCGCGCTGCTCGGCAAGGGGCGGCCGGCCGCGCTGCTGTACTCCGGAGCCACGACCGCCGGTGTGGTGGCCCTCGCCCTCGCCACCGTCTTCCAGCCCATGCCGCACCCCGGCCCCGGGCCGGTCCCCGCCAACGTGCGCTTCTGGGACCTGCCCACCGGCTCGCGGATCGCCTATGTGTCGCTGCACGGGTCAGGCACGGTCCGCCCGACACCGGTGATCTTCCTGCACGGCGGCCCCGGCACCCCGGCCGAGGGGATGCCGGCGGGCGGCAGCCGACTCGCGGCAGCGGGCTTCGACGTGTACTCCTACGACCAGCTCGGGGCCGGCCGGTCCACTCGGCTGAAGGACGTCACCGGCTACACGGTCGCCCGGGACGTGGCCGATCTCGACGCGATCCGCCGCGAGATCGGCGCGGACAAGGTCATCCTCGTCGGCGACTCCTGGGGCGGTTCGCTGGCGGCGCAGTACCTGCTCGCGCACAGCGCCCACGTGGCCAAGGTGGTGTTCGTCTCGCCCGGCGCCCTGTGGGGCCACCAGTACCCCGGCACCCGCGCGGGAGACCCGTGGACCAGGCTCACCGCGCCGGAGCGTGCCCGCTACGACCAACTCCTCTCCGAGCCGAGGCTGATCGCCGCCTCGCTGCTGCTGGGCGTCAACCCGAAT
The Streptacidiphilus albus JL83 genome window above contains:
- a CDS encoding ATP-binding protein — encoded protein: MRAAHSVAAAGRRFDPALPALLVAGQVALGLHGGPAVSAVAVSCGALALRRYAPLAVLAVVLAAAPLGAGAVAPWAAAAIALGAVALHRTAGYAAVGCAAVALAGAAAAGIQGRPPREVLGAALVALGAAAVLWALGRSRRRRRAFRDALAAFRVGCTAAPRFAVARERERMAAELHDAAARRLTGIVVSAAAALRLREPARAAEALAHAAVTGRQAAAELDRLAGPEPDGPRATLADIDALAAGSGADYRRTVEAVPPEAAEVAHRVVGEALTNAARHARGAAVRVRLGGGSRLTVTVEDDGGSAATAGLEAGLGSGFSSGLGSGIGLAGLRGTVAAVGGTLSAGPAGTGWRVRAELPLAAPAVSRRWPHWRGPGALDWALVALAIALSLGADLLSTGLPDSLAGPLPLVSVVLLSALHAVPLGWRTRAPARSLAAVLTALLLWLACDSAVPAVPPVSDVFLVYWWVELTLLHAVGAYPPRRGGRLAPLAVAVVGGLVLAEGPMINGSRMGAWAVLAAALAVPAYTSWSFGRRAARGRERRRTALTRARAELDRDTGAAVREERRRIADGLRGTTGGHLRAMVDAADAGRLETVLAQARAALAALREQLGELHRPEDPHRPEDPHSPDAPHDPEDPHDPPPTIGGALTLATRYDATFSYAAPTCRPLPPALEVTAYRAAAMLLADGATLTVLHHDGGVELSGPRPADPAVRRRLLAMADAVGGTLATADDGAALVWLPEVCPS
- a CDS encoding response regulator — its product is MITVVVADDQTVVRAGIAAILEAEPDLSVVGQAADGDAAVALALALRPDVVLMDVRMPGTDGLAAAARITAALPSLRVVVLTTFDLDEYVFAALRAGAVGFLLKDSAPERVIDAVRVVAGGDALLDPVVTRRLIGRFAQGPGLQPATGLDRLTPRETQVLRLVARGLSNAEIASVLGIGPATVKDHVAAVLAKLGVRDRIQATITAYETGLVRPGVA
- a CDS encoding alpha/beta hydrolase; this translates as MTSTLLRRVLGIVLLAGTLVLAPLSGAAGFVALATVSANVPLLAVAGLVAAAGVGYLLARGAFALLGKGRPAALLYSGATTAGVVALALATVFQPMPHPGPGPVPANVRFWDLPTGSRIAYVSLHGSGTVRPTPVIFLHGGPGTPAEGMPAGGSRLAAAGFDVYSYDQLGAGRSTRLKDVTGYTVARDVADLDAIRREIGADKVILVGDSWGGSLAAQYLLAHSAHVAKVVFVSPGALWGHQYPGTRAGDPWTRLTAPERARYDQLLSEPRLIAASLLLGVNPNAAHALFGDDEADHWLHELALTGKDSTTCAGAAPVPAHDNPQGFYTNQVTSSDFDRLPDPRPALRAVHVPALILRGSCDFMKPEVTAEYRSTLPDSELVLVDGAGHDISAGRPALYTALLTAFLLDRPLPATAS